One genomic segment of uncultured Methanobrevibacter sp. includes these proteins:
- a CDS encoding DUF2283 domain-containing protein, giving the protein MNNKVVYDYDRQGDSLFIYCVDDYEYEVSLELDNDVILDIDKDGKPVAFEFLNASKIFNLDKSHFNNLTKITIQSIITEEAINLKVKLAVPVHNKTQTFGMNRITTNLNGIPAIESELVTA; this is encoded by the coding sequence ATGAACAACAAAGTAGTATATGATTATGACCGTCAAGGAGACTCATTATTCATATATTGTGTGGATGATTATGAATATGAAGTTTCACTTGAATTAGACAATGATGTGATTCTGGATATTGATAAAGATGGTAAACCTGTTGCATTTGAATTTCTAAATGCATCTAAAATATTCAATCTGGATAAAAGTCATTTTAATAATTTAACTAAAATTACTATTCAATCAATAATCACTGAAGAAGCTATAAATTTAAAAGTCAAATTAGCAGTTCCGGTCCATAATAAAACACAAACTTTTGGAATGAATAGAATCACAACTAATTTAAATGGTATTCCTGCTATTGAATCTGAACTGGTTACAGCATAA
- a CDS encoding PhoU domain-containing protein → MEYIFYQNPANQDEIADDLQISRRYVTKLLKPLVDQDIVRKVYVVNLEKYDEVYGDSEFGHKKISTDFLMQNILRTMAEHIENQLELSFEAILEKNKRKAKEALEMDFTTNNMFEKIRSSVETVVNLDPHSKLSKILLFNEVAYNYERIGDYCGHLNKFVINDDAIVDERILEILKKMYKYAKNSVSYASEAFIDSKVD, encoded by the coding sequence TTGGAATACATTTTTTATCAAAATCCGGCCAATCAGGACGAAATCGCTGATGATTTGCAGATAAGCAGGAGATATGTAACCAAACTCCTAAAGCCATTGGTCGACCAGGACATTGTCCGCAAGGTCTACGTAGTTAACCTGGAAAAGTATGATGAGGTTTACGGGGACTCCGAGTTCGGCCATAAAAAGATTTCAACGGATTTTTTAATGCAGAACATTTTAAGGACAATGGCCGAGCATATTGAAAATCAGTTGGAACTCTCCTTTGAGGCAATCCTTGAAAAGAACAAGAGGAAAGCTAAGGAAGCTCTTGAAATGGATTTTACAACAAACAACATGTTTGAAAAGATTCGATCATCAGTGGAAACCGTTGTCAATCTGGATCCCCACTCAAAGCTTTCCAAAATTCTGCTTTTTAATGAAGTGGCCTACAATTACGAGAGAATCGGGGATTACTGCGGCCATCTCAACAAGTTCGTCATCAATGATGATGCCATAGTGGATGAAAGGATTCTTGAAATCCTAAAGAAGATGTATAAGTATGCTAAAAATTCCGTTTCCTATGCCAGCGAAGCATTCATTGACAGCAAGGTCGATTAA
- a CDS encoding tRNA threonylcarbamoyladenosine dehydratase: protein MDEKFSRTEMLVGNEGMEKLNDAKVAVFGLGGVGSFVCEGLARSGVGNFILVDFDKIDETNINRQLIATVNTIGKYKVDVMKERILEINPNANVETYKEFYMADCPIDIITEDLSYAVDCVDTIMAKIAIICKCDEIGVPVMSSMGTGNKLDPTMFEVADIYETSVCPLAKIMKKDLRKRNIEKLKVVYSQEHAINTNDHPINQDRKFKVKGSVSFVPSVAGLIIAGEVIKDIANK, encoded by the coding sequence ATGGATGAGAAGTTTTCAAGAACAGAAATGTTGGTTGGAAATGAGGGAATGGAAAAATTGAATGATGCAAAAGTTGCAGTTTTCGGACTTGGCGGTGTAGGCTCCTTTGTCTGTGAAGGACTTGCAAGAAGCGGTGTCGGCAACTTTATCTTAGTTGATTTTGACAAGATTGATGAAACCAACATCAACAGACAGCTGATTGCAACCGTAAATACAATCGGCAAATATAAAGTTGACGTGATGAAGGAAAGGATACTGGAAATAAATCCGAATGCAAATGTTGAAACATACAAGGAATTCTACATGGCGGACTGTCCAATCGACATCATCACGGAGGACCTCTCATATGCCGTTGACTGTGTGGATACGATTATGGCAAAGATTGCAATCATCTGCAAATGCGATGAGATTGGCGTGCCCGTCATGTCCTCAATGGGAACCGGAAACAAATTGGACCCTACAATGTTTGAGGTTGCAGACATTTATGAAACCTCAGTATGTCCACTTGCCAAAATAATGAAAAAAGACCTTAGAAAAAGAAATATTGAAAAATTGAAGGTAGTGTATTCCCAGGAGCATGCAATAAACACAAACGACCATCCGATAAACCAGGACAGAAAATTCAAGGTGAAGGGCAGCGTTTCGTTTGTGCCTTCGGTTGCAGGATTGATAATTGCGGGCGAAGTGATAAAGGACATTGCTAATAAATGA
- a CDS encoding TatD family hydrolase: protein MIIDTHCHIYESEMDNAEDIIKEAGKNDISLILNGTDPVSNGEVLELSHKYDNAYAALGYFHTFAEDVCDDDISLLDKLLDEDKVVAVGEIGLDYYQRKDNKDLQKELFEKMLGLAQKHDLPVIVHSRKSMQDTFDILKKHDVVGSLHSYQGSVEMARQFIKLGFFIGIGGTVTHTNNRKTKRLVSEIDIHHMLVETDSPYMSPEGMRGEINTPMNLKYVTAKMSDELGITEEDVIGITTENAKRLFGIM from the coding sequence ATGATAATTGATACACACTGCCACATTTATGAAAGTGAAATGGATAATGCAGAGGATATTATAAAAGAGGCCGGGAAAAATGACATAAGTCTGATACTGAACGGTACCGATCCCGTAAGCAATGGGGAGGTATTGGAACTGTCCCACAAGTATGATAATGCCTATGCCGCCTTGGGATATTTTCACACCTTTGCCGAGGATGTTTGTGATGATGACATTTCACTTCTGGACAAACTGCTTGATGAGGATAAGGTTGTTGCGGTGGGTGAAATCGGCCTTGATTATTACCAAAGAAAAGACAACAAGGATTTGCAAAAGGAGCTATTTGAAAAGATGCTTGGTCTTGCCCAAAAACACGACCTGCCCGTTATTGTGCATTCACGAAAGTCCATGCAGGACACGTTTGACATATTAAAGAAACATGATGTGGTCGGATCTCTTCATTCCTACCAGGGTTCGGTTGAAATGGCAAGGCAGTTCATCAAGTTAGGGTTTTTCATAGGGATAGGCGGAACCGTTACCCACACAAACAATAGGAAAACAAAGAGGTTGGTCAGTGAGATTGACATTCACCATATGCTTGTTGAAACCGATTCGCCCTATATGTCTCCGGAAGGGATGAGGGGTGAAATCAATACCCCGATGAACTTAAAGTATGTAACCGCAAAAATGTCAGATGAATTGGGCATTACCGAAGAGGATGTTATAGGGATTACCACTGAAAATGCCAAAAGATTGTTTGGTATAATGTAG
- a CDS encoding V4R domain-containing protein codes for MSEGKPIQIFSNLNENIGVNVVKSPVKLTILEMLRDSDMEFDEIVSNTGKSKSTVSVHLKRLRENGIISYRVHPDDNRKKIFYINSKFLGSVNITEPKEIDETQSDYIIKNLIEDDEEFSTLLFHTLKSMLIQEGVNIDPILQSTGNSIGKSIFNSVYNDDLDIFMENIAEFWQRKGLGRLTFKIGQIIKITTFDCFECKLLPRTGKPACFLDTGIFEGLFSEFFNMPVSVIETQCYTMGDEKCVFEIEPQHIKNY; via the coding sequence ATGAGCGAAGGAAAACCGATACAAATATTTTCAAACTTAAACGAGAACATTGGTGTAAATGTCGTTAAAAGTCCTGTAAAACTAACCATTCTTGAAATGTTAAGGGATAGCGACATGGAATTCGATGAAATCGTTAGCAATACAGGTAAATCAAAATCAACAGTATCAGTGCATTTGAAAAGATTAAGAGAAAATGGAATTATATCTTATAGAGTTCACCCTGATGATAACCGAAAAAAAATATTTTATATCAATTCTAAGTTTCTGGGTTCCGTAAACATCACCGAACCAAAGGAAATTGATGAAACCCAATCTGATTATATTATAAAAAATCTCATTGAAGACGATGAGGAATTCTCAACCCTTCTTTTCCATACATTAAAATCCATGCTGATTCAGGAAGGGGTCAACATAGATCCGATTCTGCAGTCAACAGGAAACAGCATAGGTAAATCTATTTTTAATTCAGTTTACAATGATGATTTGGATATTTTTATGGAAAACATTGCCGAGTTCTGGCAAAGAAAAGGCCTGGGAAGGCTAACCTTTAAAATAGGTCAGATCATAAAAATTACAACATTTGACTGTTTCGAATGTAAACTTCTTCCAAGAACCGGTAAGCCTGCATGCTTTTTGGATACTGGAATATTCGAGGGACTGTTTTCCGAATTCTTTAACATGCCGGTAAGCGTAATAGAAACCCAATGCTACACAATGGGTGATGAAAAGTGTGTGTTTGAGATAGAACCTCAACACATCAAAAATTACTAA
- the cobI gene encoding precorrin-2 C(20)-methyltransferase codes for MADKGKLIGIGVGPGDTELLTLKAAKVLKSVPVVFSPKSSKEKESIALSIVKPILEERKDYKRLMLVEPIFPMIEDKEELKKIWNSAAEMIAQYLDSGRDVAFITLGDTSIFSTYSYVQQRLIGRYEIETIPGITSFTACAAARNKALVEQNDILTIVPKIDERLDDVLEYSDSIVLMKASRNTSDLESKIEAKNRKKEIYSVQNCTRENEKIIEGFSNEKPYLTTTIIKFDDD; via the coding sequence ATGGCAGACAAAGGAAAACTAATAGGAATTGGTGTTGGACCTGGAGATACAGAATTGTTAACTTTAAAAGCTGCTAAAGTATTGAAAAGTGTTCCAGTAGTATTCTCACCAAAATCATCAAAAGAAAAGGAAAGTATAGCATTATCTATTGTAAAACCTATACTGGAAGAGAGAAAAGATTATAAAAGATTAATGCTTGTAGAACCTATTTTTCCTATGATTGAAGATAAAGAAGAACTTAAAAAGATTTGGAATAGCGCAGCAGAAATGATTGCACAATATCTTGACAGCGGAAGGGACGTTGCATTCATCACTCTTGGAGACACCTCAATTTTCAGTACCTACTCATATGTACAGCAAAGACTTATTGGAAGATATGAAATTGAAACCATTCCGGGAATTACTTCATTTACAGCATGTGCCGCCGCAAGAAACAAGGCTCTTGTTGAGCAGAATGACATTTTAACAATAGTTCCTAAAATCGACGAAAGACTGGATGACGTTTTGGAATACAGCGATTCCATTGTTCTTATGAAGGCTTCCAGAAATACATCCGATCTGGAGTCAAAAATTGAAGCTAAAAACAGAAAAAAAGAGATATATTCCGTGCAAAATTGTACACGTGAAAACGAAAAAATTATTGAAGGCTTTTCCAATGAAAAACCTTACCTTACAACTACCATCATTAAGTTTGACGATGATTAG
- a CDS encoding helicase C-terminal domain-containing protein, giving the protein MSNSMFCPNCGMLKSNCVCGKYNNKKSKGPTNLFSFAKPRKSSILDDEIPEVYSIEDYQQDEGTAAYLKEIYPDIDDEIIANFPFKEPRMGQLEIIQDIHDAIKKGYKYIILEAGTGTGKSAIATTLAKMYESAYILTMTKQLQAQYSNEFAFPLVKGRGNFACLHDNLESTCDMGDCKTTPTSSKFFCPYGVAKNPTLDAELAFEDSFGGTVFYQSDSHCHYWNQKANAVNSPITLMNYDYAIVELNYVKHFGTRSLLILDEAHNIENKLMSTMEVTLYNRRLEKDINKVMTKEILEDGELEDWVMEIDAIRDAYDEIELKDVSKNKADRIRSTIARLKTLKENLEKEPKNWVIDTDETSVCFKPLRVHQYAKNNLLKYGDVVIFMSATILSHKMFSKWLGLNPNEVYHIKVDSPFTKEKRPIILNLAGKMSANRIKNTAPKTIPILQEILKKHEGDKGLIHTHSYKCQQYITNNLYNSRLVSHTSKNREEVLNFFEKDENPLVLVSPSMSEGVDLPYDKCRFQVIYKVPFPYLGDKQVNMRMKRDKKWYAYKTVMTLMQAYGRGMRAEDDSCYTYIIDSDINMLFKSPMYRSLIPDFFKEAVVRVKK; this is encoded by the coding sequence ATGTCAAATTCAATGTTTTGTCCGAATTGCGGAATGTTAAAAAGTAATTGTGTTTGTGGAAAATACAATAATAAAAAATCTAAAGGTCCTACTAACTTATTTAGTTTTGCAAAGCCTAGAAAATCATCTATTTTGGATGATGAGATTCCTGAAGTTTATTCAATTGAGGATTATCAGCAGGATGAGGGCACAGCAGCATATCTTAAGGAAATCTATCCTGATATTGACGATGAAATCATTGCCAATTTCCCATTTAAAGAGCCAAGAATGGGTCAGCTTGAAATTATACAGGATATCCATGATGCAATCAAAAAGGGATATAAGTATATCATCCTTGAAGCGGGAACAGGTACTGGTAAATCAGCAATAGCCACAACTCTTGCCAAAATGTATGAATCAGCCTATATACTGACCATGACCAAGCAGTTGCAGGCCCAGTATTCAAACGAGTTTGCCTTTCCGCTGGTTAAGGGAAGGGGTAATTTCGCATGTTTGCATGACAATCTCGAATCCACCTGTGATATGGGAGACTGTAAGACAACACCGACATCAAGCAAATTCTTCTGTCCTTATGGCGTTGCCAAAAATCCGACATTGGATGCAGAGCTTGCCTTTGAGGATTCATTTGGAGGAACAGTTTTCTACCAGTCAGATTCACATTGCCATTACTGGAACCAAAAGGCAAATGCTGTCAACTCCCCAATTACACTGATGAACTATGACTATGCTATTGTTGAGCTCAACTATGTAAAGCATTTCGGTACACGTTCACTGCTGATTTTGGACGAGGCCCACAACATTGAAAACAAGCTGATGTCCACAATGGAGGTCACCCTATACAACAGGCGTCTTGAAAAGGATATCAACAAGGTAATGACCAAGGAAATCCTCGAGGACGGCGAACTTGAGGACTGGGTAATGGAAATTGATGCCATTCGCGATGCCTATGATGAGATTGAACTTAAGGATGTAAGCAAAAACAAGGCAGACAGGATAAGATCAACAATTGCAAGGCTTAAAACCCTTAAGGAAAACCTTGAAAAGGAACCTAAGAACTGGGTTATAGACACTGATGAGACAAGCGTGTGCTTCAAGCCATTGAGGGTTCATCAATATGCCAAAAACAACCTTTTGAAATATGGGGATGTTGTAATCTTCATGAGTGCGACAATACTCTCACACAAGATGTTTTCAAAATGGCTCGGATTGAATCCAAATGAGGTATACCATATAAAGGTCGACAGTCCCTTCACCAAGGAAAAAAGGCCAATCATTCTCAATCTTGCTGGAAAAATGTCTGCAAACAGGATAAAGAATACAGCACCGAAGACAATTCCTATATTGCAGGAAATTCTTAAAAAGCATGAGGGTGACAAGGGTTTGATACATACCCACAGCTACAAATGTCAGCAGTACATCACCAACAACCTTTACAATTCAAGGCTGGTTTCCCACACTTCCAAAAACAGGGAAGAGGTATTGAACTTCTTTGAGAAGGATGAAAATCCTTTGGTTCTGGTTTCCCCGTCAATGAGTGAGGGTGTGGACCTGCCGTATGACAAGTGCCGTTTCCAGGTAATCTATAAGGTGCCGTTCCCATATCTCGGCGACAAGCAGGTAAACATGAGAATGAAAAGGGACAAGAAATGGTATGCATATAAGACAGTCATGACATTGATGCAGGCATACGGGCGTGGAATGAGAGCTGAAGACGATTCCTGTTACACATATATCATTGACAGCGATATCAACATGCTATTTAAAAGTCCAATGTACAGATCACTGATTCCTGACTTTTTCAAGGAAGCTGTTGTTCGTGTGAAAAAATAA
- a CDS encoding topoisomerase IV, with translation MKDSKKEHRISDLKEMINNVTDEEDFEEDKELIDYLKEGHVENNDDNLEINDEFIYHPGNDDVDAINLEENPINEDYVIKAPKVKKSTGNDYDEYEDDLVGEISENFDNVIHAKIKGRSVFAMVGIVLGVIFIILSVFIFQSRSDRVVDNVVAGETSFMFVIFLIAGLFLLIYGIYKVFNIKNPFGSMTSKIDSIDNDDDKKDDKTTPKEKPSPKVLPKSEIPLDKDSYKIGEFDMGDIKTSLKKPASSTKNQEPIEEKVEDIPPAKEKVQEEFTAEEIEQIEYEQAELENESIDDIFAEVDEMEDIPLISIDTKEEK, from the coding sequence ATGAAAGATTCTAAAAAAGAGCATAGGATTTCTGATTTAAAAGAAATGATTAATAATGTCACTGATGAAGAAGATTTTGAAGAAGACAAAGAATTAATCGATTATCTTAAAGAAGGTCATGTAGAAAATAATGATGACAATTTAGAAATCAATGACGAATTCATCTACCATCCAGGCAATGATGATGTTGATGCTATTAATTTAGAAGAAAACCCCATCAATGAAGATTATGTAATTAAAGCTCCAAAAGTTAAAAAATCAACTGGGAATGACTATGATGAATATGAAGACGACCTTGTCGGAGAGATAAGTGAAAACTTCGATAATGTCATCCATGCCAAAATAAAAGGCAGATCCGTTTTTGCAATGGTCGGAATCGTTCTGGGAGTCATTTTCATAATACTATCCGTATTCATATTCCAGTCACGTAGTGATAGAGTAGTGGATAATGTTGTCGCTGGGGAAACCAGTTTTATGTTCGTTATTTTCCTAATTGCAGGATTATTCTTATTAATTTATGGAATCTACAAAGTATTTAATATTAAAAATCCGTTTGGAAGTATGACAAGTAAGATTGATTCTATAGATAATGATGATGATAAAAAAGACGACAAAACCACCCCTAAAGAAAAACCATCCCCGAAAGTTTTACCAAAAAGTGAAATTCCACTTGATAAGGATTCCTACAAGATAGGCGAATTTGATATGGGCGATATTAAAACTTCACTTAAAAAACCTGCTTCTTCTACAAAAAATCAAGAGCCTATTGAAGAAAAAGTTGAGGATATTCCTCCGGCAAAAGAAAAAGTTCAAGAGGAATTTACCGCCGAGGAAATCGAACAGATTGAATATGAACAGGCTGAACTTGAAAATGAATCAATTGATGACATTTTCGCTGAAGTCGATGAAATGGAAGATATTCCACTAATCTCAATCGACACTAAAGAAGAAAAATAA
- a CDS encoding transcription factor S: MEFCPECGAMMLPSNGVLKCNKCGYSNDMGSDDEYKLSRDIKAENTVKNLGEDIDVGPVTNETCPECGNDKATYKMLQTRSADEAPTRIFTCTKCKHTWRAYD; this comes from the coding sequence ATGGAATTTTGTCCAGAATGTGGGGCTATGATGCTTCCAAGCAATGGTGTTTTAAAATGCAACAAATGCGGATATTCCAACGATATGGGCAGTGATGATGAATACAAACTATCCAGGGATATCAAAGCTGAAAACACCGTTAAAAATCTTGGAGAAGACATTGACGTAGGCCCAGTCACTAATGAAACCTGCCCAGAATGTGGAAATGATAAGGCCACATATAAAATGTTACAAACCCGTAGTGCTGATGAGGCACCTACACGTATTTTTACATGCACAAAATGTAAGCACACATGGAGAGCATACGACTAA
- a CDS encoding NUDIX hydrolase: MAEYKNPSLTADIFIFDEDFNFILIKRLNDPYKDCWALPGGFVEYGESVEDAAIREAKEETSIDVELLDLVNVYSKPGRDPRRHTVTVAYTAKGDFSQRMAESDAKDIDIFSYEDIDNIEIAFDHRKIIEDSLKKAQKSI; encoded by the coding sequence ATGGCAGAATATAAAAATCCTTCCTTAACAGCGGATATCTTTATTTTTGATGAGGATTTTAACTTTATTTTAATCAAAAGATTGAACGATCCCTATAAGGATTGCTGGGCATTGCCTGGAGGATTTGTCGAATACGGTGAAAGTGTTGAGGATGCTGCCATAAGAGAAGCAAAGGAAGAAACCAGTATTGATGTGGAACTCTTGGATTTGGTAAATGTCTATTCAAAACCGGGCAGAGACCCAAGAAGGCATACAGTAACCGTTGCATACACTGCAAAGGGTGACTTTTCACAAAGAATGGCAGAAAGCGATGCCAAAGATATTGATATTTTTTCATATGAAGATATTGACAACATCGAAATTGCTTTTGACCACAGAAAAATAATTGAAGACTCACTGAAAAAAGCTCAAAAATCAATCTAA
- a CDS encoding DNA-directed RNA polymerase subunit L — MENFEIIDEKTLELTFEVKDESHGVCNALRHILMQDPDVEYAVYNIDHPLTGKPQMTIKTKRGKRPRSVLKKAAEELQKESSEFKKLLDEAL, encoded by the coding sequence ATGGAAAATTTTGAAATTATTGATGAAAAAACATTAGAACTCACTTTTGAAGTAAAAGATGAAAGTCATGGAGTTTGCAATGCTTTAAGACACATCTTAATGCAAGATCCTGATGTTGAATATGCTGTTTACAATATCGACCACCCTCTTACTGGAAAACCACAGATGACAATAAAAACCAAAAGGGGAAAAAGACCAAGAAGCGTATTGAAAAAAGCAGCAGAAGAATTACAGAAAGAAAGTTCTGAATTTAAAAAACTTTTAGATGAAGCTTTATAG
- a CDS encoding exosome complex RNA-binding protein Csl4, with protein sequence MSIEDEKIVMPGDKLGIIEQYLPGEGTYDDNGDIKSAVLGNVKINQKMKVISVVSDAKPALLKVGDTVYGQITDIKPQRANVKIECMKDNGRPLALPYMGAIHISQAKKDYLEKLSDAFRIGDIIQARVVKITGDNVDLGTVDDDCGVLKAMCTRCRDYMHTTQKENELQCNTCNKKERRKVAQNYVND encoded by the coding sequence ATGAGTATAGAAGACGAAAAAATTGTTATGCCTGGAGACAAACTAGGAATTATTGAGCAATACCTCCCAGGTGAAGGTACTTACGATGACAATGGCGACATTAAATCAGCAGTACTTGGTAATGTTAAAATTAATCAAAAAATGAAGGTTATTTCTGTTGTGTCAGATGCAAAACCGGCTCTTTTAAAAGTAGGTGACACAGTATACGGTCAGATTACCGACATCAAGCCTCAAAGAGCTAATGTTAAAATCGAATGTATGAAAGATAATGGAAGACCACTGGCTCTACCATATATGGGAGCTATACACATTTCACAGGCAAAAAAGGATTATTTGGAAAAATTGTCCGATGCTTTTAGAATTGGAGACATTATCCAGGCAAGAGTAGTTAAAATAACAGGAGATAATGTTGATTTAGGAACTGTAGATGATGATTGTGGAGTCCTAAAGGCAATGTGTACCCGTTGTAGAGATTACATGCATACCACACAAAAAGAAAATGAGCTTCAGTGCAATACCTGTAATAAAAAAGAAAGACGTAAAGTCGCTCAAAACTATGTTAATGATTAA
- the dph2 gene encoding diphthamide biosynthesis enzyme Dph2, translating to MSMYDMDMDRVIRKINSIDAKTVGLQFPEGLKVQATKIARKIEEETEAIVIISGDPCFGACDVGDWKMKGSVDLIVHYGHTPLPLKYEIPTLFIEAYSKIDIKKDLEKSLEYLKGYSRIGLVTTTQHLHLLNETRDFLEDNGKEVILGSSPSTRKGQVLGCNFSSIKDLEVDVILFIGNGNFHPLGIKLFSNTPVLALDPYNSEIRNMEEFADRILRIRFARITKARSAKKWGILVSSKEGQYRMMLAKEIKKILEDANMESYIILVDNVSPDALLPYMELDAFVVSACPRIAIDDSQMYKKPLLTPQELEIVLNKREWENYQLDEILFHERYQ from the coding sequence ATGTCAATGTATGATATGGACATGGATAGGGTAATCCGTAAAATCAACTCTATTGATGCAAAGACCGTAGGACTGCAGTTTCCCGAAGGGCTGAAAGTTCAGGCAACAAAAATAGCCAGAAAAATCGAAGAGGAAACCGAAGCCATAGTAATCATTTCAGGAGATCCGTGCTTCGGAGCGTGTGATGTCGGAGACTGGAAAATGAAAGGATCAGTTGACCTCATTGTTCACTACGGCCACACCCCGCTTCCACTAAAGTACGAGATTCCCACACTATTCATCGAGGCATACTCAAAGATAGACATCAAAAAGGACCTTGAAAAAAGCCTTGAATATCTAAAAGGTTACTCACGGATAGGACTCGTTACAACAACTCAGCACCTGCATCTTTTAAATGAAACACGGGATTTTCTTGAGGACAACGGCAAGGAAGTGATTCTAGGATCCTCACCGTCAACAAGAAAAGGACAGGTGTTGGGATGCAATTTCTCATCAATCAAGGATTTGGAAGTTGACGTGATTCTGTTCATTGGAAACGGGAATTTCCATCCTCTTGGAATCAAGCTATTTTCAAACACTCCGGTATTGGCCCTTGACCCGTACAATTCTGAAATAAGAAACATGGAGGAGTTTGCAGACAGGATTTTAAGGATACGCTTTGCAAGGATAACAAAGGCACGTTCAGCCAAAAAATGGGGAATACTGGTATCCTCAAAGGAAGGCCAGTATCGTATGATGCTTGCAAAGGAAATCAAGAAGATATTGGAGGATGCAAATATGGAAAGCTACATTATCCTTGTGGATAACGTATCTCCCGATGCATTGCTGCCATATATGGAATTAGATGCATTTGTAGTTAGTGCATGCCCAAGAATAGCCATTGACGATTCACAGATGTATAAAAAACCATTATTGACACCACAGGAACTGGAAATCGTATTAAACAAACGTGAATGGGAAAACTACCAGCTGGATGAAATCCTATTCCATGAAAGATATCAGTGA
- the hpt gene encoding hypoxanthine/guanine phosphoribosyltransferase: MLEEVIKSLEASPIVKKGEYNYFVNPISDGVPAMNPTMLRELSLAVYKYANLDIDKIVAVEAMGIHLATALSLATDIPFVVIRKRQYGLPGEKEVYQKTGYGSSNLYVNDLHEGEKILLIDDVVSTGGTLVALIKTLEDMGLDLKSVVAIIDKGQGKEIVKKETGLDVISIVKLDVIDGKVVIESTIED; this comes from the coding sequence ATGTTAGAAGAAGTAATTAAATCTCTAGAGGCATCTCCTATTGTAAAGAAAGGTGAGTATAACTACTTTGTAAATCCTATAAGTGACGGTGTTCCGGCAATGAACCCTACAATGCTTAGGGAATTATCTCTTGCAGTGTACAAATACGCTAACTTGGATATTGATAAAATAGTTGCAGTTGAAGCTATGGGAATACATCTTGCAACCGCACTGTCCCTTGCAACCGATATTCCATTCGTGGTAATCCGTAAAAGGCAATACGGTCTTCCTGGTGAAAAGGAAGTCTATCAGAAAACCGGTTACGGCTCATCAAACCTCTATGTAAACGACTTGCATGAAGGTGAAAAGATATTGCTCATTGATGACGTTGTAAGTACCGGAGGAACATTGGTGGCACTTATCAAGACCCTTGAAGACATGGGCCTTGATTTGAAATCCGTTGTGGCAATCATCGACAAGGGCCAGGGAAAGGAAATCGTCAAAAAGGAAACAGGACTTGATGTCATATCAATCGTTAAGCTTGATGTGATTGACGGCAAGGTAGTAATTGAAAGCACAATTGAAGATTAA